The following coding sequences lie in one Seriola aureovittata isolate HTS-2021-v1 ecotype China chromosome 5, ASM2101889v1, whole genome shotgun sequence genomic window:
- the fbxo4 gene encoding F-box only protein 4, whose product MAGTIQQLSESVVIRSLKRFRDRYFPNSGRGVKEDMKPATDTEEEEPQLGFLDSLPVDLQFLIMTLLSPAVICRLGATSRYWRAMVRDPLLWRYFLLRDMPYWPSIDHVTMPQLELLDVPLVNEDENLDDRKEGEDKGMESKFDYMSEYLKGCPSCRQQWLPSRPAYQLVTSFLQSLVPSSEPRYAMFGPGMEHLDVSLVTRLMYAPDVLPVSGTPHRQINGVGSGISYMFNNQHKFNILTLYSTNRAERERARVEQQSISNKLFTCDGADDSGYPIYSPAPQVQQVCQVVDGFIYVANAEPGKGGSMSEVAQIRAVLSSAGGSTSRPLLVLSCVSREEPQAVMTTSQQNSAYRNRARCRTPCVDMAKRLGLPQLANPWMVQDTVAESLSGILEGISWLLRCSGVKL is encoded by the exons ATGGCAGGAACGATCCAGCAGCTCAGCGAGTCTGTAGTGATCCGCAGTCTCAAACGCTTCAGAGACAGGTACTTCCCAAACAGTGGTAGAGGTGTCAAAGAAGACATGAAGCCTGCTACAGACACGGAAGAAGAAGAGCCACAGCTGGGATTTTTGGACAGCTTACCG GTGGACCTACAGTTCCTGATTATGACCCTTCTGTCTCCTGCTGTTATCTGCCGCCTGGGAGCCACCAGTCGGTACTGGAGGGCCATGGTTAGAGATCCATTACTGTGGAGATATTTCCTGCTCAGGGACATGCCCTACTGGCCCTCCATTGATCATGTGACCATGCCCCAACTGGAGTTGTTGGATGTACCACTTGTCAATGAAGATGAGAACTTGGATGATAGAAAAGAAGGGGAGGACAAAGGGATGGAATCGAAATTTGACTACATGTCAGA ATACCTGAAAGGCTGCCCATCCTGCAGACAGCAGTGGCTCCCTTCACGACCAGCGTATCAGCTTGTGACTTCATTTCTTCAGTCTCTGGTGCCATCGTCTGAACCACGTTATGCCATGTTTGGCCCTGGCATGGAGCACCTGGATGTCTCTTTGGTCACAAGGCTCATGTATGCCCCAGATGTGCTTCCTGTGTCTGGCactccacacagacagataaatg GTGTCGGCTCAGGGATCAGTTACATGTTCAACAACCAACATAAATTTAATATCCTGACTCTGTACTCAACCAACAG ggcagagagggaaagagccAGAGTGGAGCAGCAGAGCATCAGTAATAAACTTTTTACCTGTGATGGAGCAGACGACTCAGGCTACCCAATCTACAGCCCCGCCCCTCAGGTCCAGCAGGTGTGCCAAGTGGTGGATGGTTTCATCTATGTAGCCAATGCAGAGCCAGGGAAAG GTGGATCGATGTCCGAGGTGGCTCAGATCCGGGCTGTGCTGAGCTCTGCCGGGGGTTCCACATCCAGACCTCTGCTGGTGCTCTCCTGTGTCTCCAGAGAAGAACCACAAGCAGTTATGACCACCAGCCAGCAAAATAGCGCATACAGAAACAGGGCCAGGTGTCGAACTCCCTGTGTTGACATGGCGAAGAGACTCGGCTTACCGCAACTGGCTAACCCCTGGATG GTGCAGGATACGGTGGCAGAATCCCTGTCAGGTATTCTGGAGGGCATTTCCTGGTTGCTGAGATGTTCCGGAGTCAAACTCTAA
- the rimoc1 gene encoding RAB7A-interacting MON1-CCZ1 complex subunit 1 has translation MADDYRRQGFELERRIFELDIKCSSLRAEKQDDDYLQNASAILDKLKSYYRQGGESSNLSKLLQDYTQVILDITFYEENKLVDQEFPEDCSPFKIQQLLQDLTEPEVLAGRLAPAQEVQSVLGLELLECLYWRRGALLYMYCHTLHQRKQWIKKNKDTFLKCIQEGVRYLMRMLQVRNSVKLNDGVVLHDTATAGFLSEGIFSDTHLLTMMYIGEMCFWAVKYEDCSADTMDRKEDRLQFRDIGTQILNKYVLACEGPLQGQGWNTENAKEILSILQ, from the exons ATGGCCGACGACTACAGGCGACAAGGTTTCGAGTTGGAGAGAAGGATATTTGAGTTAGACATCAAGTGTTCTAGTCTCAGAGCTGAAAAGCAAG ATGATGACTATTTACAGAATGCGTCTGCCATACTAGACAAGTTGAAAAGCTATTACAGACAAGGAGGGGAGAGTAGCAACCTTTCCAAGCTGCTTCAGGATTACACACAG gtGATCCttgacatcacattttatgaagaGAATAAACTGGTGGACCAGGAGTTCCCTGAGGACTGTTCACCATTTAAAATCCAGCAGCTTCTGCAAGACTTGACCGAGCCAGAAGTTTTGGCAGGGAGGTTAGCACCAGCACAAGag GTGCAGTCTGTGTTGGGGCTCGAGCTGTTAGAATGCCTCTATTGGAGACGTGGAGCTCTGCTGTACATGTACTGCCACACCCTTCATCAACGAAAACAGTGGATCAAGAAAAACAAGGATACATTCCTTAAG TGTATTCAAGAAGGTGTGCGCTACCTGATGCGGATGCTGCAGGTGAGAAACTCTGTGAAGCTCAATGATGGGGTGGTGCTCCATGACACTGCTACAGCAGGCTTCCTGTCTGAAG GCATCttctcagacacacacctgttgaCGATGATGTACATTGGAGAAATGTGTTTCTGGGCAGTCAAGTATGAAGACTGCAGTGCTGACACAATGGATCGGAAAGAAGATCGGCTCCAGTTTCGGGACATTGGCACTCAGATCCTCAACAAATATGTGCTTGCCTGCGAGGGCCCTCTGCAGGGCCAGGGCTGGAACACGGAGAATGCCAAGGAAATCCTTAGTATTTTACAGTGA